A genomic window from Bdellovibrionota bacterium includes:
- a CDS encoding isocitrate/isopropylmalate dehydrogenase family protein has protein sequence MLGAPMAYRVVALPGDGTGPEVMDQALKCLEAVQQVTGVHFDVEKIDCGGQYYLKSGQKSEKSDWPDGSFEKCERADVILLGAVGWPGPDGSPVTMSNGKMAGWSPVIGNRTRLDLYANVRPVKLYPGVQHRVHGRHRQVWEPEKVDMVFVRENTEDLYSGIGGTLRPGGKEKVAIDTRVITREGSERVIRFAYELCRKRERGAPADGKKRLTCILKDNVLEGCRLFGKVFREIGKDYPEIAQETAIVDAFTQWLITKPEWYDVLVTTNMFGDIVTDLASVLQGGMGMAVGANIGDRHAMFEPIHGSAPKYTGQDKVNPFAMILALKEALDWLGTKNKDKKLVDAGRAIEQAVVSILKDGKPLTYDLAGEGQAAKGSEVGSEAAKRLKTFL, from the coding sequence ATGCTCGGCGCTCCGATGGCCTATCGTGTGGTGGCACTCCCCGGCGACGGCACCGGTCCTGAAGTCATGGACCAGGCGCTGAAATGCCTGGAAGCCGTTCAACAAGTAACCGGCGTCCATTTCGACGTCGAAAAAATCGACTGCGGCGGACAGTACTACTTGAAATCCGGCCAGAAATCCGAAAAGTCGGACTGGCCGGACGGCTCCTTTGAAAAATGCGAACGAGCCGACGTGATTTTGCTCGGCGCGGTCGGCTGGCCCGGACCGGACGGCTCACCCGTCACGATGTCGAACGGAAAAATGGCCGGATGGTCGCCCGTGATCGGCAATCGCACCCGGCTCGATCTTTACGCCAACGTCCGCCCCGTGAAGCTTTACCCCGGCGTACAACATCGCGTGCATGGCCGGCACCGCCAAGTGTGGGAACCCGAAAAAGTCGACATGGTCTTCGTTCGGGAGAACACGGAGGATCTTTACTCCGGCATCGGTGGAACGCTGCGCCCGGGCGGAAAAGAAAAAGTGGCGATCGACACGCGCGTCATTACACGGGAGGGATCGGAACGGGTGATCCGATTTGCATACGAACTCTGCCGAAAACGGGAACGGGGCGCCCCCGCCGACGGGAAGAAACGGCTGACCTGTATCCTCAAAGACAATGTCTTGGAAGGTTGCCGCCTGTTTGGAAAAGTCTTTCGAGAAATCGGCAAGGACTACCCCGAAATCGCTCAAGAGACCGCCATCGTCGATGCGTTCACACAATGGTTGATCACCAAACCGGAGTGGTACGACGTCCTCGTGACGACGAATATGTTCGGCGACATCGTGACCGATCTCGCGTCCGTTCTGCAGGGCGGCATGGGAATGGCGGTGGGAGCCAACATCGGCGACCGGCACGCGATGTTCGAGCCGATCCATGGCTCGGCTCCGAAATACACGGGACAGGACAAAGTGAACCCGTTCGCTATGATCCTGGCCCTCAAAGAAGCTCTCGATTGGCTGGGGACGAAAAACAAGGATAAGAAACTGGTGGACGCGGGGCGGGCGATCGAACAGGCCGTCGTTTCAATCCTCAAAGACGGCAAGCCGCTCACGTACGATCTCGCCGGCGAAGGCCAAGCGGCCAAGGGCTCTGAGGTTGGGTCGGAGGCCGCCAAGCGGCTGAAGACGTTCTTGTAA
- a CDS encoding nucleotidyltransferase domain-containing protein, with amino-acid sequence MGKPQTVEEIRDALKPLWESGKFEMVMLFGSVATGRMSSGSDLDIALWPRNGWDEISVTTDIVRQTHWSNVDVVDLRRADPVVAMQIARTGALLYSDNPAFFTEFKSLAFRRFVDTEKLRKAQRRALDKFEKGE; translated from the coding sequence ATGGGGAAGCCGCAAACGGTGGAGGAAATCCGGGACGCATTAAAGCCCCTCTGGGAATCCGGAAAGTTTGAAATGGTGATGCTTTTTGGCTCCGTGGCGACCGGCCGTATGTCCTCCGGCTCGGACCTCGATATCGCGCTTTGGCCGAGGAATGGTTGGGACGAAATTTCCGTAACAACGGATATCGTTCGGCAGACGCATTGGAGCAATGTTGACGTCGTTGATTTACGTCGCGCGGATCCTGTGGTCGCGATGCAAATCGCCAGGACCGGGGCGCTTCTTTATTCGGACAACCCGGCGTTCTTTACGGAATTCAAGTCCCTCGCTTTCCGGCGCTTCGTGGATACGGAAAAACTCCGAAAGGCCCAACGGCGGGCCCTGGATAAATTCGAAAAGGGCGAATGA